From one Trifolium pratense cultivar HEN17-A07 linkage group LG1, ARS_RC_1.1, whole genome shotgun sequence genomic stretch:
- the LOC123906572 gene encoding uncharacterized protein LOC123906572: MVPYNQSQQWSSGNTSLRWPQCDQQQSQQWPIDLNATNPDEPFLESQQQQWQPWASSNEPLAESQPQQWQPWASLNEPLAESSQPQQWQPWASLNEPLAESSQPQQWQPWPSSNEPPAESQPQQIPHRRPDEVPNFPEHFHEDTEDEEDYVAPTSDNDDDDDDDNNVGREPYNPPSQMRDVDNVLIRQPTAVLLLEDQHLPVNAELTQGMVFHNKKDCVQAIKTYHIKRSIDFTPKQSDQERYVIICKQAPQCQFSLRASHSKATDRWKIVRISNTHTCVSSALTQDHQKLDSKMICENILSLVEGNVTIEVKTLVAHIRDMFNYTISYKKAWIAKNKAIVRIYGDWEESYQQLPQWLMVMKRWLPGTVVKMETSPTALDGQVFFERLFWTFKQCIQGFAFCKPIVQVDGTWLYGKYKGTLLMAVAQDGNNHILPVAFAIVEGETKEAWNFFLKNLRKYVTPQEGICVISDRHASIKSAYENPLNGWNNPPTTHVYCIRHIGQNFVRETKQKKLRPLVTNMGYAPSEPSFKYWRNELRKESVEALNWVDKIPKEKWTQAYDGGRRWGHMTSNLVEAMNAVYKEIRSLPITALVKATYSKTAALFGTRGMDAMAVLASGQVYSVPCQKRITDAMTKAQSHVVTRHDRQRFAVEETEDPHEGRPKDTFKVHLEEKWCDCGKFQALHLPCSHVIAACFHAHLDYQVYIDDVFKVANVCRVYEHTFEVVQGQMYWPTYQGPKLFPRPDMKRVKKGRPKKSRIRTEMDEFGKKERLCGLCRMPDHNRNNCPYVAGPSS; this comes from the exons AATGGCCGATTGATTTAAATGCAACAAATCCGGATGAACCTTTCCTTGagtcacaacaacaacaatggcaACCATGGGCCTCCTCAAATGAACCACTCGCTGAGTCACAACCGCAACAATGGCAACCATGGGCCTCCTTGAATGAACCACTCGCTGAGTCATCACAACCGCAACAATGGCAACCATGGGCCTCCTTGAATGAACCACTCGCTGAGTCATCACAACCACAACAATGGCAACCATGGCCCTCCTCAAATGAACCACCCGCTGAGTCACAACCGCAACAAATCCCTCATCGACGTCCCGACGAAGTACCAAACTTTCCAGAGCACTTTCATGAAGACACTGAGGATGAAGAAGATTATGTGGCACCAACGTCTGATAACgacgacgacgatgatgatgaCAACAACGTTGGCAGAGAACCATACAATCCACCGAGCCAAATGCGAGACGTGGACAACGTTCTTATTCGCCAACCCACTGCCGTTTTACTCCTTGAAGATCAACACCTTCCCGTCAATGCAGAGTTAACACAAGGAATGGTATTTCACAATAAAAAAGATTGTGTGCAAGCAATCAAAACGTACCACATCAAACGATCAATAGATTTTACACCAAAACAATCTGATCAAGAGAGGTACGTAATTATTTGCAAACAAGCTCCACAATGTCAATTTTCCTTGAGAGCGTCGCATAGTAAGGCAACAGACCGTTGGAAAATTGTTCGCATCAGTAATACCCACACTTGCGTATCTTCTGCATTGACGCAAGATCACCAAAAACTTGACTCTAAAATGATATGTGAAAACATTCTCTCACTTGTGGAAGGTAACGTTACAATAGAGGTGAAAACTCTTGTTGCTCACATTAGAGATATGTTCAATTATACAATCTCGTATAAAAAGGCTTGGATTGCAAAAAACAAGGCAATCGTAAGAATTTATGGAGATTGGGAGGAGTCATATCAGCAGCTTCCACAATGGTTGATGGTGATGAAGAGGTGGCTTCCAGGTACAGTTGTCAAAATGGAGACAAGTCCAACAGCGTTAGATGGTCAAGTTTTCTTTGAACGTCTATTTTGGACTTTCAAACAATGCATTCAAGGATTTGCGTTTTGCAAGCCAATTGTGCAGGTCGATGGAACGTGGTTGTACGGAAAGTATAAGGGGACGTTGTTGATGGCCGTCGCCCAAGATGGAAACAACCATATTCTTCCGGTCGCTTTCGCAATTGTCGAAGGGGAAACCAAGGAAGCGTGGAACTTTTTCCTAAAAAATTTGAGGAAGTACGTCACTCCACAAGAAGGCATATGCGTCATCTCAGATAGGCATGCATCCATTAAAAGTGCTTATGAAAATCCTTTGAATGGTTGGAATAATCCTCCAACGACGCATGTCTACTGCATCCGACACATCGGCCAGAATTTTGTGAGAGAAACCAAACAGAAAAAACTTCGGCCGTTAGTTACAAATATGG gATATGCACCCAGCGAACCCTCATTCAAATACTGGCGGAACGAACTTAGGAAGGAAAGTGTGGAGGCTTTAAATTGGGTTGATAAAATCCCGAAAGAAAAATGGACGCAGGCGTACGATGGAGGTCGTCGGTGGGGTCACATGACGAGCAATCTTGTCGAGGCGATGAACGCAGTCTACAAGGAAATTCGCAGCCTACCAATCACAGCATTGGTCAAGGCAACATACTCTAAGACTGCGGCACTTTTTGGAACACGCGGAATGGATGCAATGGCTGTGTTAGCTTCTGGTCAGGTGTATTCTGTGCCATGTCAAAAAAGGATTACAGATGCAATGACTAAGGCTCAATCACATGTAGTCACTCGTCATGATAGGCAACGTTTCGCAGTGGAGGAAACTGAGGATCCCCACGAAGGCCGACCAAAGGATACATTTAAAGTACACTTGGAAGAAAAATGGTGTGACTGTGGAAAATTTCAAGCATTACATTTACCTTGTTCACATGTTATTGCTGCTTGTTTTCACGCTCATTTGGACTATCAAGTGTACATTGATGATGTGTTCAAAGTTGCCAATGTATGCCGCGTTTATGAGCATACATTCGAAGTGGTTCAAGGACAAATGTATTGGCCGACATACCAAGGCCCGAAACTTTTTCCCCGTCCCGACATGAAAAGGGTCAAGAAAGGTCGTCCAAAAAAGTCCCGCATTAGAACCGAAATGGACGAATTCGGCAAAAAAGAGCGCCTATGTGGTTTATGTAGAATGCCGGATCATAACAGAAATAATTGTCCTTATGTTGCGGGACCCTCGTCGTAa